The DNA sequence tAAAGCTTCCTTTGCACTCATACGTCTTTTTGGGTCATATATTAACATTCTTTGTAGTAAATCTAAGCCGCTATCGGAAAGTATTTCGTGTTTTATCTCTTTACGCAACCCGCTTGGTTCATACTCATCGAATATTATGTCTCCAACTAATGGCAAGGTACTGTAACCAGGCCAAACGGTGTCTGACGGCGTGCCCAGTACCTTGTAAATTTTCTTTAACTGATCACTTTCCGATTTGTCCTGGAACAGTGGCCATATGTTAATGAATTCGGCGAATATACAGCCgatactccacatgtcgacagaAGTGGAGTATTCTGTGCTTAAAAGGAGTAGTTCTGGCGCCCCATACCACAGTGAACACATGCCCGGAGTATACTGCCGAAGAGGTAATTTACACTCTCGCGCCATGCCGAAATCTGCCACCTTTAAATAACCATCTTTACACATTAGTATGTTGTCGGGTTTGAGATCCCGGTGCATGACACGGTTCTGGTGTAGATACGCCATGGCTCTTATGAGCTGCGTCATCAAACAATGTATATGTTCCGGGCCAAACCTTTGTCTTTTGTTGCGCACTGTATCCAGTAGACTTCTTAATTGATGGGGCAGATATTCCATTACAATGAACACTTCATTCCTACTTGAGCCCATCGCTAGCTCGTGGACTAGAACGATATTTTCGTGCCACAAATTCATCAAGAACTTGAGCTCTCTTGCAGCGGCGATGGAGAAACTTTCCTCGGAGTCAAAACACTTGAGGTACTTTACAGCAACTAATTCTCCTGTCTGCTTGTGGGTTGCTTTGTAGACAACTCCGTAGGTGCCTTCGTCGATCGTTTTGATGTATTGATAGTCCTCAATGGACACACACCTATCTAAATACTGGTCATAGGCAGCCAAGACTTCTTCATTTTAATCGTCACTTTGGTCCTGTGTTCCTTGGTTTGAAGATGTGAAATCAGCAACATGGTACATTTCGAACATGTTTACAGAATTCATGATGTATAATTCACTTGTCACTAAATTCACTTTTCACATCTAAGATTATTGAGATTACATCCGTATCTACCCTCACTGTTTCCTCCTAAAAATGATTGCGCTGTGAAACTTTCTTTGCTCGGAGTCAAAACACTTGAGCTGCTTTACAGCAACTGATTCAAGTCAGTCTCAATTATACAGTACTCAGTCGTATGCCCGATGTATGGTATTTATTGCATGTCTGAACCATATAAAGACCACTCCATGTGTTAATTTTGCGGTATATTTGATTTGTGTCTACTTGCAATGTAGGTGTGTGGTCGTGGTAGGCCGGAGGTTtcagacgcccgcttctcatgtatgagggcaATAGTTCTCACTACCAAAGGCAAGTATCAATTTGAgtttttcagagttatatgtaatttctaagattattgagaTTACATCCGTATTTATCCCACTGTTTCCTCCTCAAGATAATTGTGCTGTAACTCCTTGCGTAACCCGCTCGGTTTAATCCATTACGCTACCACCGTCTTTGTCTGAGGCACTGACACGAatgaacttaattaaaaagtgAGATCTTCTCCTGAAGAGCCGGACTTTTCTTCATCTTCCATATCAGAGCCGGACTGCTCGTCATCTCCTGTGTCAGAGCCGGACTGCTCGTCGTCTCTTGTGTCAGAGTCTGTATCCTCATGATCATCTTCCAAGTCCAGAGATTTAAGAAACTCATCTGGACTTATCGCCACCGGTTcgtcatcaaaatatttatgtcgtAAAGCTTCCTTTGCACTTATACGTCTTTTTGGGTCATATTTTAACATTCTTTGTAGTAAATCTAATCCGCTATCGGAaagtattttgtgttttaactcTTTACGCAACCCGCTCGGTGCATACTCATCGAATGTTATGTCTCCAACTAATGGCAAGGTACTGTAACCAGGCCAAACGGTGTCTGACGGCGTGCCTAGTACCttataaattttctttaactGATCACTTTCCGATTTGCCCTGGAACAGTGGCCACAAGTTAATGAATTCGGCGAATATACAGCCgatactccacatgtcgacagaAGTGGAGTATTCTTTGCTTAAAAGGAGTAGTTCTGGCGCCCGGTACCACAGTGTACACATGCCCGGAGTATATTGCCGAAGAGGTAATTTACATTCTCGCGCCATGCCGAAATCTGCCACCTTTAAATAACCATCTTTACACATTAGTATGTTGTCGGGTTTGAGATCCCGGTGCATGACCCGATTCTGTTCTGATTCTGTTCTGGACCAAACCTTTGTCTTTTGCTGCGCACTGTATCCAGTAGACTTATTAATTGATGGGGCAGATATTCCATTTTCATGCCACAAATTCATCTAGAGCTTGAGCTCTCTTGCAGCAGCGATGGAGAATCTTTCTTAGGAGTCAAAACACTTGAGGTACTTTACAGCAACTAATTCAAGTCAGTCTCAATTATACAGTACTCAGTCGTATGCCCGATGTATGGTATTTATTGCATGTCTGAACCATATAAAGACCACTCCATGTGTTAATTTTGCGGTATATTTGATTTGTGTCT is a window from the Spodoptera frugiperda isolate SF20-4 chromosome 10, AGI-APGP_CSIRO_Sfru_2.0, whole genome shotgun sequence genome containing:
- the LOC126911164 gene encoding serine/threonine-protein kinase PITSLRE-like; translated protein: MNLWHENIVLVHELAMGSSRNEVFIVMEYLPHQLRSLLDTVRNKRQRFGPEHIHCLMTQLIRAMAYLHQNRVMHRDLKPDNILMCKDGYLKVADFGMARECKLPLRQYTPGMCSLWYGAPELLLLSTEYSTSVDMWSIGCIFAEFINIWPLFQDKSESDQLKKIYKVLGTPSDTVWPGYSTLPLVGDIIFDEYEPSGLRKEIKHEILSDSGLDLLQRMLIYDPKRRMSAKEALRHKYFDDEPVAISPDEFLKSLDLEDDHEDTDSDTGDDEQSGSDTGDDEQSGSDMEDEEKSGSSGEDLTF
- the LOC126911165 gene encoding cyclin-dependent kinase 11B-like is translated as MNLWHENGISAPSINKSTGYSAQQKTKVWSRTESEQNRVMHRDLKPDNILMCKDGYLKVADFGMARECKLPLRQYTPGMCTLWYRAPELLLLSKEYSTSVDMWSIGCIFAEFINLWPLFQGKSESDQLKKIYKVLGTPSDTVWPGYSTLPLVGDITFDEYAPSGLRKELKHKILSDSGLDLLQRMLKYDPKRRISAKEALRHKYFDDEPVAISPDEFLKSLDLEDDHEDTDSDTRDDEQSGSDTGDDEQSGSDMEDEEKSGSSGEDLTF